Proteins from one Fragaria vesca subsp. vesca linkage group LG6, FraVesHawaii_1.0, whole genome shotgun sequence genomic window:
- the LOC101312457 gene encoding probable anion transporter 3, chloroplastic-like, with translation MAVVTPAKSVLHSSIPDPHPSHFSASPSNLISARATQLGFRPRLLHQAKPTKWVEGFGYGLGRNRGSRTDRLQRKPWVVKCTAEGIERGMFVGRRERGGEAKQLVRVPERFKVVVLLACVMCLCNADRVVMSVAIVPLAAQKGWTSSFLGVVQSSFLWGYIFSSVIGGALVDRYGGKRVMAWGVAMWSLATLLTPWAANHSTTSLLAVRAFFGLAEGVALPSMSTLLSRWFPTHERASAVGISMAGFHLGNVTGLLLTPVMLSSMGINGPFILFSSLGLLWSTIWASTVTNDPRESDFISKSELRLIQAGKSDSPVSNDKFPPLRLLLSKLPTWSIIFANITNNWGYFVLLSWMPVYFKTVFNVNLKQAAWFSAVPWGSMAISSCIAGTASDCLIKAGYSLTIVRKIMQSIGFIGPGVSLLCLNYVNTPTAAAVLLTVALCLSSFSQAGFLLNIQDIAPESAGFLHGISNSAGTFAAIVSTIGTGYFVQWLGSFQAFLTVTAALYFMTTIFWNLFATGERVF, from the exons ATGGCGGTTGTAACTCCTGCCAAATCTGTACTACATTCCTCAATACCTGACCCACACCCTTCTCATTTCTCAGCCTCCCCATCAAATTTGATTAGTGCAAGAGCAACCCAGTTGGGGTTTAGGCCTAGATTGCTCCACCAAGCAAAACCCACAAAATGGGTGGAGGGTTTTGGCTATGGTTTAGGAAGAAACAGAGGATCAAGAACAGATAGGCTTCAGAGGAAGCCATGGGTGGTCAAGTGTACAGCAGAGGGCATAGAGAGGGGGATGTTTGTTGGGAGAAGAGAAAGAGGAGGAGAAGCCAAGCAGTTAGTGAGAGTGCCAGAGAGGTTCAAGGTTGTGGTTCTATTGGCTTGTGTGATGTGTCTTTGTAATGCTGACAGAGTTGTCATGTCTGTGGCCATTGTTCCGCTTGCAGCTCAAAAGGGTTGGACTAGTTCTTTCTTGGGTGTTGTTCAG TCATCCTTTCTATGGGGTTATATCTTCTCATCAGTAATCGGAGGAGCCTTAGTAGATAGATATGGAGGGAAGAGAGTGATGGCATGGGGTGTGGCCATGTGGTCTTTGGCCACTCTCCTGACTCCCTGGGCTGCCAACCATTCTACAACCAGCCTATTGGCTGTTCGTGCATTCTTTGGACTCGCTGAAGGTGTGGCCCTGCCTTCCATGAGCACCCTCTTATCAAG GTGGTTCCCAACCCATGAAAGAGCTAGTGCAGTTGGAATTTCTATGGCTGGGTTTCATCTTGGCAATGTTACTGGCTTACTACTAACTCCAGTTATGCTGTCGTCAATGGGAATAAATGGTCCCTTTATTCTCTTCTCCTCCCTTGGACTCCTCTGGTCGACAATATGGGCATCTACAGTCACAAATGATCCAAGAGAGAGTGATTTCATCAGCAAATCAGAGCTCCGGTTAATCCAAGCAGGAAAATCTGATTCTCCAGTAAGCAATGACAAGTTCCCACCTCTGCGGCTCCTACTATCAAAATTACCAACATGGAGTATTATTTTTGCCAATATAACTAATAACTGG GGATATTTTGTTCTACTTTCTTGGATGCCTGTTTATTTCAAGACT GTATTTAATGTAAACTTAAAACAAGCAGCTTGGTTCAGTGCTGTTCCATGGGGATCTATGGCAATTTCCAGCTGCATTGCTGGCACAGCATCAGATTGCTTAATCAAGGCAGGCTACTCTTTGACGATAGTCCGCAAGATCATGCAG TCCATTGGTTTCATTGGGCCTGGAGTGTCATTGCTGTGCTTGAACTATGTCAACACACCCACGGCTGCAGCAGTTCTCCTTACAGTGGCGTTATGTTTGAGCTCTTTCAGTCAAGCTGGCTTTCTTCTCAATATACAG GATATAGCTCCTGAGTCTGCCGGATTTCTCCATG GAATTTCAAATTCAGCAGGGACATTTGCAGCAATAGTCAGCACAATAGGAACAGGCTATTTTGTACAATGGCTGGGATCGTTTCAGGCATTCCTAACTGTCACTGCAGCTCTCTATTTCATGACAACCATCTTTTGGAACCTTTTCGCTACTGGAGAGCGAGTCTTCTAG
- the LOC101294684 gene encoding TATA-box-binding protein 1-like: MTLEASLAVADGPPEPKIVNIVSTVNLDCKLDLKMIAMKARNAEYNPKRFHAVIIRIRKPKTTSLVFSSGKMVVTGAKSYIESKQAAWKYFNVVKKTGFEVSFKDYKIQNIVANCKLNYPIRLETLAHSGTLGLATYEAEIFPGLIYRVLKPKVVFIVFASGNIIITGAKIKEDTDTAWELMYPLIAQHGRPVNFVPSSIVASPIEEKSAPKRGKKRVIEASSSASGSV; the protein is encoded by the coding sequence ATGACGTTGGAGGCTAGTTTGGCTGTTGCTGATGGCCCTCCTGAACCAAAAATCGTGAATATAGTTTCCACCGTAAACTTGGACTGCAAACTAGACCTAAAGATGATCGCGATGAAGGCTCGAAACGCAGAGTACAACCCGAAACGGTTTCACGCCGTCATAATACGAATCAGGAAACCCAAAACCACCTCTCTCGTCTTCTCCTCCGGCAAGATGGTCGTCACCGGCGCCAAAAGCTACATAGAGTCTAAACAAGCGGCGTGGAAGTACTTTAACGTCGTCAAGAAAACAGGGTTTGAGGTAAGTTTCAAGGATTACAAGATTCAAAACATCGTGGCAAACTGCAAGCTCAACTATCCGATCAGGCTCGAGACTCTTGCGCACTCCGGGACTCTTGGGTTGGCCACGTACGAGGCTGAGATATTTCCGGGGTTGATATACAGGGTTCTGAAGCCCAAGGTTGTCTTCATTGTCTTTGCGTCCGGGAACATTATCATCACTGGGGCCAAGATCAAGGAGGACACGGACACAGCTTGGGAGCTAATGTACCCTCTTATTGCACAGCACGGAAGACCCGTCAACTTTGTACCATCTTCGATTGTAGCATCTCCGATCGAAGAAAAAAGTGCACCTAAAAGAGGAAAAAAGAGGGTGATTGAAGCATCTAGTTCTGCCTCTGGCTCAGTTTAG